Part of the Microbacterium immunditiarum genome is shown below.
CCGGCATCGCCGCGGAGACGACCGCCACCACGACCGAGAGCAGGAGGCCCGTGAGCACGAACTGCATCCAGCCTGCGACGCGGATGCCGAGCAGGTTCGCGCCGAACGGGATCAGCATGATCGCCGCCGCGAGGATCGGAACGCCGGCACGGTCGATCCTCGCGACGGCGGCGACGTATTCGCCGCCGAGCACCCCGACGACCGGCGCCCCCGCGCACACGCCGAAGTAGAACCAGTAGCCGGTCATGCGCGCCGCGGTGGCCCCGAGCGCCCTGCGGACGTAGCTCGCGACGCCCCCGGCATCCGGATACCGTGCCGCCAGCGCCGCGAATGTGCCCGCGAGCGGGATCGACAGCGCGATGACCGCGACCACCGCGACGACGCTCGCGGGCCCTGCGGCGTCGGCGGCGAGCCCGGGCAGCACAAGCAGCCCCGTGCCGAGCACGGACGCGACGTAGAGGGCGGTGCCCTGCACGATCCCCAGTCGGCCGTGGGCGACCACCGGGTCAGGACGGGTGGCGGTCGAGGTCATCGGTCCAGTGTCCAGCGCGCCAGGGACATCGGTGCCCGCGCGAGCAGCCGTCCATCAGCGGAATCCTGCCAACACGGTGAGGCCGAAGGACGGAGCCGCGTCAGATGGGATCGACGCCCGCGCGCTCAAAGGCGGCGGCCGCGGCATCCGTCGATTCGTCGCGATCCGCCGGAACGAGGCCGAGCCGTGTGCGCCGGTCGAGCAGGTCGTCGAGCGACAGGGCGCCCTCGGCGCGGACGCCCCACTCGAGCTCCTGCGCCGTGACGCCTCGCGCGGCCTCCGGGCCGTCGGCCAGGCGCGCGACGAATGGGGCCTCGGCGCCGTATCGGCGAACGAGCCGGGGCGACGCGTCGAGCGATGCGAGCCGCTCGCGCGGCCACGCCCCGACGAGCGGGATCGACCGGGTGCGCGAGTTCGCGACGGAGCTGCCCAGACGCATGCGGACGGCGGCATCCACACCGTCCTGCGCCATGCGCCGGTACGTCGTGAGCTTGCCGCCCACGACGCTCAGCACACCCGTGGACGATTCGATGATCGCGTGACGGCGCGACAGGTCGCTCGTCTCATCGTGGCGTGGGTCGGTGAGCAGCGGCCGCAGGCCGGCGAACGCCCCGATGACGTCGTCGCGCGTGAGCGGCGCCTCGAGCACGGTGTTCATGACGTCGAGCAGCAGGGTTACCTCGTCGTCGCCGGGCGTCGGAACGAGGGGGAGCTCCGTGCCCGCGGGCACGTCCGTGATGCCGATGTACGCGCGCCCGTGGGGCGCGGGCACCGTGAACACGAAACGACTGCTCGATCCGGGCACGGGCACCGTGAGCGACGCGTCCGAGCCGCCGAGGCGCGCCGCGTCGACGACGAGGTGCGTGCCGCGACTCGGGCGCAGGTGGACATCGGGGTCGATGCGGCCCGCCCACACCCCGGTCGCGTTGACCACGCAGCGCGCGCGGATCGCCAGCTCCGAGCCGGTCACGCGGTCGCGCACCCATGCGGTGTCGCCCGTGGCCGACACGGCTTCGGCGCGGGTGAGGACGGATGCCCCGAACCCCGCCGCAGTGCGGGCGACGGCGACCACGAGGCGGACGTCGTCGATGAGCTGGCCGTCCCAACCGCGCATGCCGCCGCGCAGACCCTCGCGGCGCACGGCCGGCACGAGCCGGAGCGTCTCGTCGCGCCCGAGCGGCCCCGGCGAGTGCAGGACGGCGTCGGGGGTGCCGACGAGACGGCGCAGTCCGTCGCCGAGCCCGTACCCGAGGCCGACATATGCCCCGCGCGTCATGTGTCCGGGTGAGTACAGCGGAACGACCTGCGCCATCGACCGGGAGAGGTGCGGCGCGAGGCGCGTCATCAGCAGGTGCCGCTCCGCCGCGCTCTCGCGCGCGATCCCGAACTGGCCCGACGCGAGGTAGCGGAGTCCGCCGTGCACGAGCTTCGAGCTCCAGCGGCTCGTGCCGCTCGCGAGGTCGTCGCGCTCGACGAGAACCGTTCGCAGACCGCGCGAGGCGGCGTCGAGGGCGATGCCCGTGCCGGTGATGCCGCCGCCGATCACGAGCAGGTCGATCTCGCCGGCATCCGCGAGCGCGTCGAGCTCGCGCGTCCGCCGGCGCGCGTCGAGCGCAGTGGAACCGGGCGGCCGGGGTGCGCCGGCGGAGGTCGCGCTCACGACAGACGGGGTCGGCGGATGCCCTCGCCGAGACGGCCGCACACGCATGCGCTGTGGGGGGATAGCGACATTCGTCCACCATAGGGCGACTGACATACTGGACGCCATGGATGCGACGCCGCCCGAGCGCGCACCCCTCGCCGTCCCCGCACCGCACCCGCGTTCGGACTGGGATGCGTGGGGTGCGCACACCGCCAGCCTTCCCGCGGCGGCCCGGGCGCTTCTCGCGACGCTGCTGCCGGGAAGGCCGCATCCGATCCCGCGGCGTGAAGCGCCGCTGCTCACTCCGTCACGGCTGGGCGATCAAGATCTCGACGCGCTCGCCGCGATGGTGGGCGCCGACCACGCGACAAGAGACGACGCCGAACGCACGCTCCACCTCGGCGGCAAGAGCACGCCCGATCTGCTCGCGCGGCGCCTCGAAGAGCCGCAGACCGCTCCCGACGCTGTGGTGGCGCCCGCGGACCATGCCGAGGTGCTCGCGGTGCTCGCGACGTGCGCGGAGCGCGGGATCGCCGTCGTCCCGTTCGGCGGGGGCACGAGCGTCGTCGGCGGCGTGCAGCCCGACGGAGGCCGCCACGACCGCGTGATCGCGCTCGACCTGGCGCGCACCGCCGCGCTCCTCGACCTCGACGAGACGTCCCTGCTCGCGACCTTCGGCGCGGGAACGACCGGCCCTCAGGCCGAGGAGCTGCTCGGTGCCCGGGGGTACACCCTCGGCCACTTCCCGCAGAGCTTCGAGTACGCGTCGCTCGGCGGCTTCGCGGCGACGCGCTCGAGCGGTCAGGCCTCGCGCGGGTACGGGCGCTTCGACGACCTCGTGCACGCCCTGCGCATCGCGACGCCCGTGGGCGAGCTCGTCCTCGGCCGCGCTCCGGCGAGCGCCGCCGGTCCCGACCTGCGCGAGCTGTTCCTCGGCTCGGAGGGTGCCTTCGGCGTACTCACCGAGGTCACGGTGCGCATCCGCCCCATCCCGGCGACGACCGCCTACGGCGCGTGGACGTTCCCCGACTTCGCGGCGGGGGCGGCCGCGTTCCGCGAGGCGACGCAGCGCGGCATCCGCCCCACCGTCCTCCGATTGAGCGACGAGACCGAGACCCGCGTGAACGCGGCGCTCGGTGGTCACCTGCTGCGGCTGCGCGGGTGCCTCGCGATCGCGACGATCGAGGGAGAGGACGATCCGGATGCCGCGGCCGTGCGCGACGTGCTGGAGGAGATCTTCCTCGCGCACGGCGCCACGCCCCGCGGCGAAGACCCCGCGCGGTCGTGGGAGCGCGGGCGCTTCTCCTCCCCCGCGCTGCGCGACACCCTCCTCGGCGCGGGCGTGCTCGCCGAGACGCTCGAGACGGCGACGACGTGGGCGAACCTCGAGGCGCTCAAGACGGCGGTGACGGATGCCCTGCGCGAGACGCTCACGGCGGAGGGCACGAAGCCGATCGTGCTGTGCCACATCTCGCACGTCTACCCCGCGGGCGCGTCGCTCTACTTCACGGTCGTCGCGGCCCTCACCACCGACCCCGTCGGACAGTGGGCGCGCGCGAAGGACGCCGCCTCGCGCGCGATCGGCGCGGCGGGCGGCACGATCACCCATCATCACGCGGTGGGCCGCGACCACCGGCCGTACCTCGAGGCGGAGATCGGTCCGCTCGGCATCGCCGTGCTGCAGGCCGTCAAAGACGCTCTCGACCCGAGCGGGATCATGAATCCGGGGGCGCTGGTTCCGCCGCGCGACGAGCCGGCATGACCGTCACGCTCCTCGTGAACCCCGTCGCCCGCGGGGGCGCGCACGCCGGCGCGGCCGAGCAGGCCGCCGAGCGGCTCCGCGCGCACGGCATCCGCACGACCGTCATCAGCGGCGGCAGCGCGGCCGAGTCGACCGAGCTGCTGCGCACCGCGATCCGGCTCGGCACGATGGCGGTCGCCGTGGCGGGAGGCGACGGCACCGTGAACCTCGCGCTCCAGGAGCTCGCCGGCACGGGCATCCCCCTCGGGATCATCCCCCTCGGGACGGGAAACGACTTCGCGATGGCGCTCGGCCTGCACGAGCTCGACATCGCGCAGGCCGCCGAGACGATCGCGGCGGGAACCACGCGCTCCGTCGACCTCGCGCGCGTGACGCGGCATGACGGGTCTGTCGCCCACTACGGGAGCGTCCTCGCGAGCGGCTTCGACTCGCGCGTGAACGACCGCGCCAACGGCATGCGGTGGCCGCGCGGCGGCTCGCGATACACGATCGCGCTGCTCATCGAGTTCGCGACGCTCGCCGGCATCCCGTTCGACGTCGAACTCGACCTCGAGGACGGCACGACGGAGCGCATCAGCCGTGACCTCGTGATGGCGACCGTGGGCAACGGGCGGTCGTACGGCGGCGGCATCCCCATCTGTCCCGATGCGGACCCCGCTGACGGCCTGCTCGACGTCGTGCTCGTGCGACCGGCGGGGCGGATGCGGCTGCTGAGGCTCCTCCCCCGCGTCTACCGCGGCACGCACACGTCGATCCCCGAGGTCTCGACCCACCGGGTGCGCTCCGTGCGCCTGGCCTCTCCCGGCGTGACGGCCTACGCCGACGGGGATCCGATCGGCGCGCTTCCGCTCGCGATCGACATCGCGCCGGGCGCGCTCACGGTGTTCGCGCCGAAGTGGTGATCAGTGACGGCGGGCGGGGCATCCGCTTCACCGTCTTCGTCGTCGCGGGAGAGATCGGGGACCTCGATCCCGACGACCGGTGGGCGGGTGAGTCGAGGAGCTCGCTCAGGCGGACGCGAGGCCCGCGGTGCGCAGCTTCTCAGCGACCATGACCCGAAGCTCCTCGGGTGCCTTCTCCTGGCACGCCCGCGCGACGGCCTCGGTCAGGGTGCGCGCGACGTGCGCCTCGTCGGCGCAGCCCTCGCAATGGGCGAGGTGCTCGGCGATATCGCCGCGCTCGGTCGAGCACACCTCGTTCCGCAGGTACTCTTCGAGGTCGCGCCGCGCCTTCTCACAGCCGCAGTCGGTCATCTCTTGCTCCTTGTGGCGGTCGCCTTGCGGCCGCTGTTCTCTGGATCCGCGGCGATGCCGCGTTCTTTCGCGTAATCGGCGAGCAGGTCACGCAGCAGCCGCCTGCCACGATGAAGGCGGCTCATGACCGTGCCGATCGGGGTCTTCATGATGTCGGCGATCTCTTGATACGAGAATCCCTCGACGTCGGCAAGATACACCGCGAGCCGGAAGTCCTCGGGGATCGACTGCAGCGCTTCCTTCACGATCGAAGCGGGCATGCGGTCGATCGCCTCGGCCTCGGCCGAGCGCGTGCGCGTCGCCGTGGTGGACTCCGCCCCGCCGAGCTGCCAGTCCTCGAGGTCGTCGATCGTTCCCTGGTACGGCTCGCGCTGCTTCTTGCGATACGTGTTGATGTAGGTGTTCGTCAGGATGCGGTAGAGCCACGCCTTGAGGTTCGTGCCCTGCGTGAACGTCGCCCACGAGGAGAACGCCTTCACGAACGTCTCCTGCACCAGGTCGGCGGCATCGGACGGATTGCGCGTCATGCGCATCGCGGCCGCGTAGAGCTGGTCCATGAAGGGAAGCGCCTGCTCCTCGAACTGGGCACGCACGTCGACCGGCTCATCGAGGGAGACGTCGGAGTCAGGTGCGTCGGCGGTGCGCGGCGGGAGGGCGTGCGACGGATCGGTCATCACGGGCCAGCCTAGCGCCGGCGCCTGAACGGACGACGAGATGCGCGTCGACTGGGTCGACGGCCGCTCGAGGGTCGCAATCATCGTGTGTCCGCTCCGCTGGTTCGGGTGAGGGGTTCGTTAGGGTAGAACTCGATGACTGCCGACGGGTATTCCCCCCGCACGAAGCCGGGCGCTCCGGTCAAGGCCTGGCGCGCGCCGGTCGCCGTCGAGCCGCTCCACGCGACCCTCACCGTCCCGGGCTCCAAATCCCTCACGAATCGCGAGCTGATCCTCGCGTCGCTCGCCGAATCGCCCAGCCGCCTCGCGTCACCGCTGCACTCCGACGACTCCGCGCACATGATCGAAGCGCTGCGCGCGCTGGGGGTTTCGATCGAGACCGAACCGGGCGAGGGCGAGTTCGGCGACGACCTCGTCGTCACCCCCACGTGGCCGCTCGCGGGCGGCGGAACGGTCGACTGCGGGCAGGCGGGCACCGTCATGCGGTTCGTCGCGGCTCTCGCGGGCTTCGCGCAGGGCGATGTCACCCTCACCGCGCACGAGAGCGCGCTGCACCGCCCGATGGGCGAGATGATCAAGGCACTGCGCGACGTCGGCGTCGACATCGACGACGGTGGCCGATGGGCGCTTCCCTTCGTCGTGCGCGGCCACGGGCACGTGCGCGGCGGCGAGGTGGCGGTCGACGCGAGCGCGTCGAGTCAGTTCGTCTCCGGACTCCTGCTCGCGGCCCCTCGCTTCGACGTCGGACTCCACCTCGTGCACTCGGGCGAGCGCCTGCCGAGCATCCCCCACATCGACATGACGGTCGAAGCCCTCGGCCGCAGGGGCGTCCACGTCGAGCGTCCCGCTCCCGGCGAGTGGATCGTGCCCGCCGGCTCACTGCGCGGCAAGGAGCTCGCGATCGAGCCCGACCTGTCCAACGCCGCGCCCTTCCTCGCGGCGGCGATGATCGCCGGCGGCTCCGTCTCGGTCAAGGGCTGGCCCGCGCACTCGACCCAGCCGGGTGCGATGCTCGGCGACATCCTGTCGCTCATGGGAGCGCGCGTCGTCCGGCGCGGGGGCGCCCTCACGGTGACGGCGGGTCCCGCGATCACCGGCATCGACCTCGACCTGTCGGCCGCGGGTGAGCTGACCCCCACCATCTTCGCGCTCGCGGCATTCGCGGATGCGCCGACCACACTCCACGGCATCGGGCACATCCGCGGGCACGAGACCGACCGCATCGCGGCGCTGATCGGCGAACTGCGGCGCCTCGGCGGCGAGGCGCATGAGCTCGAGGACGGCATCCGCATCGTGCCGCAGCAACTGCACGGCGGCACCTGGTGCGCGCACCACGATCACCGCATGGCCACCGCGGGGGCCCTCATCGGCCTGGCGGTCGCCGACGTCGAAGTGGACGACATCGGAACGACCGCCAAGACGATGCCACAGTTCGTGCAGCTGTGGGAGCGCATGCTCGAAGGCGATGACGCGGATGCCACGACCCCAACCCGCCCGCACAGCGTGCAGGACCTCGCTTCGTGAGGTGAAGGACGCGAGGGTGAGGAGCGCCGCGCGATGAGCTGGCTCGAGCCGGACGACGAAGACGACGAGCCCGAGTTCGACGAAGAGGACGTGCGGGTCCGGCCGAACCCGAAGGCGAACCGCCCCCGCACGAAGCGGCGCCCCACACATGCGGATGCCACGATCGCCCGCGTCCTCGGGGTCGACCGCGGACGCTACACGGTCCTCGTCGACGAGGACCTTCCCACCGAGCGCACCGTGTCGGCGGTGCGGGCGCGCGAGCTGCGCAAGAAGCCGATCGTCACGGGCGACCACGCGCGCATCGTGGGCGACACGTCCGGCGCCGAAGGGACTCTCGCACGCCTCGTCGGCATCGAGGAGCGCACGTCGCTCCTGCGCCGCTCCGCCGATGACACCGACCAGGTCGAGCGCGTCATCGTCGCCAACGCCGACCAGATGCTCATCGTCGTCGCGGCGGCCGATCCCGAGCCGCGTCCCAGGCTCGTCGACCGCTATCTCGTGGCGGCGCTGGACGCCGGCATCCGTCCCCTCCTCGTCGTGACGAAGACGGATCTCGCCGACCCGTCCGAGTTCCTCGCGCACTTCGAGGGCCTCGACCTCGAGGTGTTCACGAGCGCCCAGGACGACATGCCGGTCGACCGCATCGGCCGGGCGCTCGTCGGCCACTCGACGGTCTTCGTCGGACACTCCGGTGTCGGCAAGTCGACGCTCGTCAATGCGCTCGTGCCGACCGCGGGCCGCGCGACAGGTTACGTCAATGAGGTGACCGGCCGGGGACGCCACACGTCCAGCTCGACCGTGTCGCTGCGCTACCGCGGCGAAGGCGGCACCGGGTGGGTCATCGACACCCCGGGCGTGCGCTCGTTCGGGCTCGGCCACGTCGATCCCGCGAACATCCTCGCCGCGTTCACCGACCTCGCCGAGATCGCCGAGGAGTGCCCGCGCGGGTGCACGCACCTGCCCGACGCCCCGGACTGCGCGATCGTCGAGGCCGTCGCCGAGGGCAGGCTCGGCCCGGGCGGCGCTGCCCGCCTCGACTCGCTGCAGCGCCTGCTCGCCACCTTCGCCGACCGGTGACCGAGGCCGAGGGCGCATCCGCGACCCGGTCCCGCCGTACGCTGGACGGATGACCTCCGCACGCCTGGAACCCGGCTCCCCCGCACCCGACTTCACGCTCATCGACCAGGACGAGCGCCCCGTCTCGCTGTCGGACCTTCGCGGCGGCCACGTCATCCTCTTCTTCTATCCGGCCGCGATGACGCCCGGGTGCACGAAGGAGGCGTGCGACTTCCGCGACAGCCTCGCGCCGCTCCAGGCCGCCGGATACACGGTGCTCGGGATCTCGCGCGACGATCCCGAGAAGCTTCGTCGCTTCCGCGAGCGCGACGGGCTCACCTACGACCTGCTGAGCGATCCCGGCCACGCCGTCCATGAGGCGTACGGCGCGTGGGGCGAGAAGTTGAACTACGGCAAGACGATCGAGGGCGTGCTGCGCTCCACGTTCGTCATCGACCCGGACGGCCGTATCGAGCACGCGCTGTACAACGTGCGGGCCACCGGCCACGTCGCGAGGGTACGCACGCTGCTGGGGGTGTGAGTCCCGGCGCCGTCGGGGCGTCGGCGATCAGGAGGACTCGGATGCCTCGCCTTTCGCGCGCCCCGCATCGCGCGCCGCGAGGATGAGCAGCACGAGCGCAGCGATCGCCGGCACCGCGATCGCGAGCGCCATGAGCGGATGCGCGTACGCGCCGGTAGTCGCCCCGAGGGCGACCGCGAGGATGAGCACCTGGAAGACGATGCCGCCCGAGCGACCCCACGAGCGACCGCGGAACACCGCGACGGCGAACGCCAGCAGCGCCGAGGCCCCGACGGCGGTGAGCACGAGGAGCGCGAGCGCGCTCTCGATCGACCCGGTGTCGCCCTGCACAATCGCCACGATCTGCCACACCGCGAGCGCGACGAGGGCGAGCCCCTCGAGGCCGACGAGGATGGCGGCGATGCGCGCGGGGGTGTTTGTGCCCATGGGCCAGGGTCTCCGTTCGTGTGGTCAGACGTCGTTGTGGAGTTCCTCCATAGCCTGGAGAGAACTCTCAGCAATGCCGCACAGGAACGACCCCTGAACCCTTGATTCAGGTGAATCGCTATGGGACGATTGCTTAAGCAGTGTGCTCCCACAGCGTTGTGGGGCGAGTATCGCTCGCACTCCCCACAGGGTATCGGAACCCGAATCCGGGCTCTGTTCTGATCATCATTCCGCATCAAGGAGCACAACCATGGATTGGCGCGACAAAGCCGCCTGCCTCACCGTCGACCCCGAACTCTTCTTCCCCGTGGGCAACACCGGCCCGGCGGTCGACCAGATCGAGAAGGCGAAGGCCGTCTGCGCCCGTTGCACCGTCACCGAGATCTG
Proteins encoded:
- a CDS encoding glycerol-3-phosphate dehydrogenase/oxidase, translated to MSATSAGAPRPPGSTALDARRRTRELDALADAGEIDLLVIGGGITGTGIALDAASRGLRTVLVERDDLASGTSRWSSKLVHGGLRYLASGQFGIARESAAERHLLMTRLAPHLSRSMAQVVPLYSPGHMTRGAYVGLGYGLGDGLRRLVGTPDAVLHSPGPLGRDETLRLVPAVRREGLRGGMRGWDGQLIDDVRLVVAVARTAAGFGASVLTRAEAVSATGDTAWVRDRVTGSELAIRARCVVNATGVWAGRIDPDVHLRPSRGTHLVVDAARLGGSDASLTVPVPGSSSRFVFTVPAPHGRAYIGITDVPAGTELPLVPTPGDDEVTLLLDVMNTVLEAPLTRDDVIGAFAGLRPLLTDPRHDETSDLSRRHAIIESSTGVLSVVGGKLTTYRRMAQDGVDAAVRMRLGSSVANSRTRSIPLVGAWPRERLASLDASPRLVRRYGAEAPFVARLADGPEAARGVTAQELEWGVRAEGALSLDDLLDRRTRLGLVPADRDESTDAAAAAFERAGVDPI
- a CDS encoding FAD-binding oxidoreductase, yielding MDATPPERAPLAVPAPHPRSDWDAWGAHTASLPAAARALLATLLPGRPHPIPRREAPLLTPSRLGDQDLDALAAMVGADHATRDDAERTLHLGGKSTPDLLARRLEEPQTAPDAVVAPADHAEVLAVLATCAERGIAVVPFGGGTSVVGGVQPDGGRHDRVIALDLARTAALLDLDETSLLATFGAGTTGPQAEELLGARGYTLGHFPQSFEYASLGGFAATRSSGQASRGYGRFDDLVHALRIATPVGELVLGRAPASAAGPDLRELFLGSEGAFGVLTEVTVRIRPIPATTAYGAWTFPDFAAGAAAFREATQRGIRPTVLRLSDETETRVNAALGGHLLRLRGCLAIATIEGEDDPDAAAVRDVLEEIFLAHGATPRGEDPARSWERGRFSSPALRDTLLGAGVLAETLETATTWANLEALKTAVTDALRETLTAEGTKPIVLCHISHVYPAGASLYFTVVAALTTDPVGQWARAKDAASRAIGAAGGTITHHHAVGRDHRPYLEAEIGPLGIAVLQAVKDALDPSGIMNPGALVPPRDEPA
- a CDS encoding diacylglycerol kinase, which codes for MTVTLLVNPVARGGAHAGAAEQAAERLRAHGIRTTVISGGSAAESTELLRTAIRLGTMAVAVAGGDGTVNLALQELAGTGIPLGIIPLGTGNDFAMALGLHELDIAQAAETIAAGTTRSVDLARVTRHDGSVAHYGSVLASGFDSRVNDRANGMRWPRGGSRYTIALLIEFATLAGIPFDVELDLEDGTTERISRDLVMATVGNGRSYGGGIPICPDADPADGLLDVVLVRPAGRMRLLRLLPRVYRGTHTSIPEVSTHRVRSVRLASPGVTAYADGDPIGALPLAIDIAPGALTVFAPKW
- a CDS encoding zf-HC2 domain-containing protein, whose product is MTDCGCEKARRDLEEYLRNEVCSTERGDIAEHLAHCEGCADEAHVARTLTEAVARACQEKAPEELRVMVAEKLRTAGLASA
- a CDS encoding sigma-70 family RNA polymerase sigma factor, producing the protein MIATLERPSTQSTRISSSVQAPALGWPVMTDPSHALPPRTADAPDSDVSLDEPVDVRAQFEEQALPFMDQLYAAAMRMTRNPSDAADLVQETFVKAFSSWATFTQGTNLKAWLYRILTNTYINTYRKKQREPYQGTIDDLEDWQLGGAESTTATRTRSAEAEAIDRMPASIVKEALQSIPEDFRLAVYLADVEGFSYQEIADIMKTPIGTVMSRLHRGRRLLRDLLADYAKERGIAADPENSGRKATATRSKR
- the aroA gene encoding 3-phosphoshikimate 1-carboxyvinyltransferase; this encodes MTADGYSPRTKPGAPVKAWRAPVAVEPLHATLTVPGSKSLTNRELILASLAESPSRLASPLHSDDSAHMIEALRALGVSIETEPGEGEFGDDLVVTPTWPLAGGGTVDCGQAGTVMRFVAALAGFAQGDVTLTAHESALHRPMGEMIKALRDVGVDIDDGGRWALPFVVRGHGHVRGGEVAVDASASSQFVSGLLLAAPRFDVGLHLVHSGERLPSIPHIDMTVEALGRRGVHVERPAPGEWIVPAGSLRGKELAIEPDLSNAAPFLAAAMIAGGSVSVKGWPAHSTQPGAMLGDILSLMGARVVRRGGALTVTAGPAITGIDLDLSAAGELTPTIFALAAFADAPTTLHGIGHIRGHETDRIAALIGELRRLGGEAHELEDGIRIVPQQLHGGTWCAHHDHRMATAGALIGLAVADVEVDDIGTTAKTMPQFVQLWERMLEGDDADATTPTRPHSVQDLAS
- the rsgA gene encoding ribosome small subunit-dependent GTPase A; amino-acid sequence: MSWLEPDDEDDEPEFDEEDVRVRPNPKANRPRTKRRPTHADATIARVLGVDRGRYTVLVDEDLPTERTVSAVRARELRKKPIVTGDHARIVGDTSGAEGTLARLVGIEERTSLLRRSADDTDQVERVIVANADQMLIVVAAADPEPRPRLVDRYLVAALDAGIRPLLVVTKTDLADPSEFLAHFEGLDLEVFTSAQDDMPVDRIGRALVGHSTVFVGHSGVGKSTLVNALVPTAGRATGYVNEVTGRGRHTSSSTVSLRYRGEGGTGWVIDTPGVRSFGLGHVDPANILAAFTDLAEIAEECPRGCTHLPDAPDCAIVEAVAEGRLGPGGAARLDSLQRLLATFADR
- the bcp gene encoding thioredoxin-dependent thiol peroxidase, with amino-acid sequence MTSARLEPGSPAPDFTLIDQDERPVSLSDLRGGHVILFFYPAAMTPGCTKEACDFRDSLAPLQAAGYTVLGISRDDPEKLRRFRERDGLTYDLLSDPGHAVHEAYGAWGEKLNYGKTIEGVLRSTFVIDPDGRIEHALYNVRATGHVARVRTLLGV
- a CDS encoding histidine kinase, with product MGTNTPARIAAILVGLEGLALVALAVWQIVAIVQGDTGSIESALALLVLTAVGASALLAFAVAVFRGRSWGRSGGIVFQVLILAVALGATTGAYAHPLMALAIAVPAIAALVLLILAARDAGRAKGEASESS
- a CDS encoding WhiB family transcriptional regulator, yielding MDWRDKAACLTVDPELFFPVGNTGPAVDQIEKAKAVCARCTVTEICLQYALESGQDSGVWGGLSEDERRALKRRAARARRAS